From the genome of Hathewaya histolytica, one region includes:
- a CDS encoding metallophosphoesterase, translating to MLIAVVSDSHGDNNAIKKALGKIKRADYLFHLGDNVKDVDEFSKAFKGKIINVKGNCDFLDRDLTKKLNEKLVEVEGVRVFATHGHKYSVKENLLRLRYKAMEVDADIVLFGHTHMPCIEYEDGIWFINPGSIALSRVKHNTLALIELLEGRIIPYIIEI from the coding sequence ATGTTAATTGCGGTGGTAAGTGACAGCCATGGAGATAATAACGCTATAAAAAAAGCTTTAGGTAAAATTAAAAGGGCGGATTACTTATTTCATCTTGGAGATAACGTGAAGGATGTGGATGAATTTTCTAAAGCATTTAAGGGGAAGATAATAAACGTAAAAGGTAACTGTGATTTTTTAGATAGAGATTTAACTAAGAAATTAAATGAGAAGCTAGTAGAAGTAGAGGGAGTAAGAGTATTTGCGACACATGGGCATAAATATAGTGTAAAAGAAAATTTGCTTCGATTGAGATATAAGGCTATGGAAGTAGATGCAGATATAGTATTATTTGGACATACACACATGCCTTGTATTGAATATGAAGATGGGATATGGTTTATAAATCCAGGTAGTATTGCATTATCAAGAGTTAAACATAATACTTTAGCGTTAATAGAACTATTAGAAGGAAGAATCATACCCTATATAATAGAGATATAA